One genomic region from Muriicola soli encodes:
- a CDS encoding 3-phosphoshikimate 1-carboxyvinyltransferase, which yields MTLYLSGPPTPIKKARINITGSKSESNRLLLLQALYPNLKIENLSNADDVKVMMEGLKVTSGTVDIHHAGTAMRFLTAYFATKESADVTLTGSSRMQERPIKVLVDALRQLGADIEYLKTEGYPPLRIRGKKLERSKVSLPANISSQYISALLLVAPGTQKGLELELLGEITSVPYIKMTLSLLNEMGIKSSFSGNKIKVGPTDTISARSIRVESDWSSASYFYSIAAFSEIGTHLELTSYKDKSLQGDRVLADIYRHFGVETRIEGSTLHLIKNAHPGKPGEDKDVVFNFHLADAPDIAQTIAVNCFGLQIGCRITGLHTLKIKETDRLEALKIELTKLGARIEVSDHHLEMTPVDHIEKDVSIATYKDHRMAMAFAPLALKTNLYIEEAEVVSKSYPDFWRDLEQLNFQISQTDH from the coding sequence TTGACACTTTATCTTTCAGGCCCGCCCACTCCAATTAAGAAAGCCAGAATTAATATCACCGGCTCAAAAAGCGAGTCGAACAGATTATTACTTCTTCAGGCATTATATCCCAATCTCAAAATAGAAAATTTATCTAATGCCGATGACGTAAAGGTCATGATGGAAGGCCTGAAGGTTACCTCAGGAACCGTGGATATTCACCATGCGGGTACTGCCATGAGATTTCTTACTGCATACTTCGCCACCAAAGAAAGTGCGGATGTCACTTTAACAGGTTCATCGAGGATGCAGGAGCGACCGATAAAGGTACTGGTTGATGCGCTACGACAATTAGGCGCAGATATTGAATACCTGAAAACTGAAGGGTATCCCCCTCTGCGAATCAGGGGAAAAAAATTAGAGAGATCCAAAGTTAGTTTACCGGCCAACATCAGCAGTCAGTATATTTCAGCCTTGCTACTGGTTGCTCCAGGTACACAAAAAGGTTTGGAACTTGAATTACTAGGAGAAATTACTTCGGTACCCTACATTAAAATGACGCTCTCCCTTTTAAATGAAATGGGAATCAAGAGTTCATTCTCAGGCAACAAAATCAAAGTTGGTCCAACAGACACCATCTCAGCAAGAAGCATAAGGGTTGAGTCGGATTGGAGTTCAGCCTCTTACTTTTATAGTATAGCGGCCTTTAGCGAGATAGGAACCCATCTTGAGCTCACTTCGTATAAGGATAAAAGTTTACAGGGCGATCGGGTGCTGGCCGATATTTACCGCCATTTTGGTGTGGAGACAAGGATAGAGGGGAGTACCTTGCATCTGATTAAAAACGCCCATCCTGGAAAGCCGGGTGAGGATAAAGATGTAGTGTTTAATTTCCATCTGGCCGATGCCCCTGATATCGCACAGACCATTGCTGTAAATTGTTTTGGATTGCAAATAGGTTGTCGTATCACAGGACTTCACACCCTGAAGATTAAAGAAACAGACCGATTGGAAGCCCTGAAAATAGAACTTACAAAATTGGGAGCCCGCATTGAGGTTTCTGATCACCACCTCGAAATGACCCCTGTTGATCACATTGAAAAAGACGTATCTATCGCTACTTACAAAGACCACCGAATGGCTATGGCATTTGCTCCTCTGGCACTAAAGACAAATTTGTATATCGAGGAGGCAGAGGTGGTGTCTAAGTCGTATCCCGACTTCTGGCGTGACCTGGAGCAACTTAATTTTCAGATTAGTCAAACAGACCATTGA
- the queA gene encoding tRNA preQ1(34) S-adenosylmethionine ribosyltransferase-isomerase QueA produces the protein MKLSHFNFELPKELLAEYPAEHRDESKLMVVHRETGKIEHKMFKDLIDYFKEDDVMVLNNTKVFPARLFGNKEKTGARIEVFLLRELNEEQRLWDVLVDPARKIRIGNKLYFGEDESLVAEVIDNTTSRGRTLRFLYDGAYIDFRRKLRELGETPLPKYIKRDVEPEDETRYQTIYAKHEGAVAAPTAGLHFSKHLLKRLEIKGIKYAELTLHVGLGTFNPVEVEDLSKHKMDSEELVIDERATEIVNTAKNNKRRICAVGTTAMRGLESAVSSDYMLNTFDGWTNKFIFPPYEFSIANAMVTNFHLPKSTLLMMVSAFMGHDLMKRAYKEAILEGYRFYSYGDAMLII, from the coding sequence ATGAAATTATCACATTTTAATTTTGAGCTTCCAAAAGAGTTATTAGCAGAGTATCCTGCAGAGCACAGGGATGAATCCAAACTGATGGTCGTCCACCGGGAAACAGGAAAGATCGAACACAAAATGTTTAAAGATCTTATCGACTACTTTAAGGAAGACGATGTGATGGTGCTAAACAATACCAAAGTATTTCCGGCCCGCTTATTTGGGAATAAGGAGAAAACCGGAGCTAGGATTGAGGTGTTTTTATTGCGTGAACTCAACGAAGAACAACGACTTTGGGACGTACTCGTTGATCCCGCTCGTAAAATTCGAATTGGTAATAAGCTCTATTTTGGAGAAGATGAAAGTCTGGTCGCCGAGGTAATAGACAATACCACTTCCCGTGGGCGTACGCTGAGATTCCTTTACGACGGTGCCTACATTGATTTTAGAAGAAAATTACGGGAATTAGGGGAGACACCTTTACCTAAATACATCAAGAGGGATGTGGAACCTGAAGATGAAACCCGTTACCAGACCATTTATGCAAAACACGAAGGTGCTGTTGCAGCTCCTACTGCCGGGCTGCATTTTTCAAAACACCTGTTAAAGCGGCTTGAAATAAAGGGGATCAAATATGCGGAACTTACGCTGCATGTAGGATTGGGAACTTTCAATCCGGTAGAAGTAGAAGATCTATCCAAGCATAAAATGGACAGTGAAGAGCTGGTCATTGACGAACGGGCTACGGAAATCGTGAATACGGCTAAGAATAATAAGAGAAGGATATGTGCCGTGGGGACCACTGCTATGAGAGGTTTGGAGAGTGCCGTTTCATCAGACTATATGCTGAACACCTTTGACGGATGGACAAACAAATTTATTTTCCCTCCGTACGAATTTAGTATAGCCAACGCGATGGTCACGAATTTCCACTTGCCAAAATCCACCTTGTTGATGATGGTTTCGGCCTTTATGGGTCACGATCTTATGAAACGCGCCTACAAGGAAGCTATACTCGAAGGCTACCGCTTTTACTCCTATGGAGATGCCATGTTGATCATCTAG